A window of Tripterygium wilfordii isolate XIE 37 chromosome 7, ASM1340144v1, whole genome shotgun sequence contains these coding sequences:
- the LOC120002123 gene encoding zinc finger CCCH domain-containing protein 66-like isoform X2, translating to MDYESQKLDGSFRNFSIFLELSASDDLIGFKRAVEEEGHDVNETGFWYGRRIGSKSMGFEERTPLMIAALFGSKDVLNYVIGTGRVDVNKACGSDGVTALHCAATGGSVSAAEVVEVLLDASADVNSLDVSGNRPGDLIASVVSSGFNSRKRNLEIMLKGCGGSSSSSSSEEEAYEFSGQIFRGIEGLEQQENTVPRVSKDGSEKKEYPIDLTLPDIKNGIYGTDDFRMYTFKIKPCSRAYSHDWTECPFVHPGENARRRDPRKYHYSCVPCPEFRKGTCRQGDACEYAHGIFECWLHPAQYRTRLCKDETNCSRRVCFFAHKPEELRPLYASTGSAVPSPRSYSGGNSLLDMASITPLVLGSPSVMMPPTSTPPMTPSGASSPMGGNIWQNQSNITPPTLQLPGSRLKSALFARDVDLDLELLGRERSRRWQQQLIDESSGLSSPSSWNNNVLKASFVASSGGGDHSGEVNRLGVKPTNLEDIYGSLDPAIFPQLQGLSLDVAASHLQSPTGVQMRQSMNHQLRSSYPINLSSSPGRGSGSFGIDPSRAAAAISSRSAAFAKRSQSFIERTAVHRHNGFSSPASSANGMPCNLSDWGSPDGKLDWGIQGEELNKLRKSASFGLRSANNGTLAVTSIPATVDEPDVSWVQSLVKEASSSRAGHLDFEDQQQQCHVDNGGSEMLPVWVEQLCMEQEQMVA from the coding sequence ATGGACTATGAATCCCAAAAGCTAGATGGGTCATTCCGTAACTTCTCTATTTTTCTTGAATTGTCCGCCTCAGATGATCTGATTGGGTTCAAGCGTGCTGTTGAGGAGGAGGGTCATGATGTCAATGAGACTGGTTTTTGGTATGGGAGGAGAATTGGGTCGAAGTCAATGGGTTTTGAGGAGAGGACACCACTCATGATTGCTGCCTTGTTTGGCAGCAAGGATGTGTTGAATTATGTGATTGGAACTGGCCGTGTCGATGTCAATAAGGCTTGTGGGTCTGATGGGGTCACCGCCTTACACTGTGCCGCTACAGGTGGCTCGGTTTCTGCTGCCGAGGTTGTCGAAGTCTTGCTTGATGCTTCGGCAGATGTTAACTCTCTTGATGTCAGTGGTAATCGACCTGGTGACTTGATTGCTTCTGTTGTCAGTTCAGGTTTTAATTCAAGGAAGAGGAATTTGGAAATCATGCTGAAAGGCTGCggcggcagcagcagcagcagcagcagcgaaGAGGAAGCTTATGAGTTTTCTGGTCAAATCTTTCGTGGCATTGAAGGGTTGGAGCAGCAAGAGAATACAGTTCCACGAGTTTCAAAAGATGGGAGCGAGAAGAAAGAGTATCCAATTGATCTTACTCTCCCAGACATCAAGAATGGGATTTATGGAACAGACGACTTCAGGATGTATACTTTTAAGATCAAGCCCTGCTCAAGAGCTTACTCTCATGATTGGACTGAGTGTCCTTTTGTTCATCCAGGGGAAAACGCTAGGCGGCGTGATCCGAGGAAATATCATTACAGTTGTGTTCCATGCCCTGAGTTTCGAAAAGGGACGTGCAGGCAAGGGGATGCTTGTGAATATGCACATGGGATTTTTGAGTGCTGGCTGCATCCTGCTCAGTATCGCACTCGTCTGTGTAAGGATGAGACTAATTGCAGCAGAAGGGTTTGTTTTTTTGCACACAAACCTGAAGAGCTTCGCCCCTTGTATGCCTCAACTGGCTCAGCAGTGCCTTCTCCAAGATCATACTCAGGTGGCAATTCTTTGCTGGATATGGCTTCAATAACCCCACTTGTCCTTGGTTCTCCATCTGTTATGATGCCTCCTACTTCAACACCACCCATGACCCCATCTGGAGCTTCTTCTCCTATGGGTGGAAACATTTGGCAGAACCAGTCAAATATTACTCCCCCTACATTGCAGCTTCCTGGTAGCAGGTTGAAATCTGCACTTTTTGCTAGAGACGTGGATTTAGACCTGGAATTACTTGGACGGGAAAGAAGTCGTCGTTGGCAGCAACAGTTGATCGATGAGTCATCTGGTCTCTCATCCCCATCCAGCTGGAACAACAATGTGTTGAAAGCGTCTTTCGTCGCCTCCTCTGGTGGTGGTGATCATAGTGGGGAAGTGAATAGACTGGGAGTGAAACCAACTAACCTAGAAGATATTTATGGATCCCTTGATCCTGCAATTTTTCCTCAATTACAAGGACTCTCACTAGATGTTGCAGCATCCCATTTGCAGTCTCCAACTGGGGTCCAGATGCGCCAGAGCATGAATCATCAGCTTCGGTCAAGCTATCCTATCAACCTTTCCTCATCTCCTGGTAGGGGATCGGGATCCTTCGGGATTGATCCATCCAGGGCAGCAGCAGCAATCAGTTCAAGGTCAGCTGCATTTGCGAAGAGGAGCCAAAGCTTCATTGAGCGTACTGCTGTTCACCGTCATAATGGATTTTCTTCACCTGCTTCGTCAGCCAATGGGATGCCTTGTAACCTCTCCGATTGGGGTTCACCTGATGGCAAATTGGACTGGGGTATCCAGGGAGAAGAGCTTAATAAACTGCGGAAATCTGCTTCATTTGGTCTCCGAAGTGCTAATAATGGGACACTGGCTGTCACATCAATTCCTGCAACTGTTGATGAGCCAGATGTGTCTTGGGTTCAGTCCTTGGTGAAGGAAGCTTCATCTTCAAGAGCCGGGCATTTAGATTTTGAAGATCAGCAGCAGCAGTGTCATGTTGACAATGGTGGGTCGGAGATGCTCCCAGTTTGGGTGGAGCAGCTGTGCATGGAGCAGGAGCAAATGGTGGCTTGA
- the LOC120002123 gene encoding zinc finger CCCH domain-containing protein 66-like isoform X1 — MCSGSKRKEAQAGLAMDYESQKLDGSFRNFSIFLELSASDDLIGFKRAVEEEGHDVNETGFWYGRRIGSKSMGFEERTPLMIAALFGSKDVLNYVIGTGRVDVNKACGSDGVTALHCAATGGSVSAAEVVEVLLDASADVNSLDVSGNRPGDLIASVVSSGFNSRKRNLEIMLKGCGGSSSSSSSEEEAYEFSGQIFRGIEGLEQQENTVPRVSKDGSEKKEYPIDLTLPDIKNGIYGTDDFRMYTFKIKPCSRAYSHDWTECPFVHPGENARRRDPRKYHYSCVPCPEFRKGTCRQGDACEYAHGIFECWLHPAQYRTRLCKDETNCSRRVCFFAHKPEELRPLYASTGSAVPSPRSYSGGNSLLDMASITPLVLGSPSVMMPPTSTPPMTPSGASSPMGGNIWQNQSNITPPTLQLPGSRLKSALFARDVDLDLELLGRERSRRWQQQLIDESSGLSSPSSWNNNVLKASFVASSGGGDHSGEVNRLGVKPTNLEDIYGSLDPAIFPQLQGLSLDVAASHLQSPTGVQMRQSMNHQLRSSYPINLSSSPGRGSGSFGIDPSRAAAAISSRSAAFAKRSQSFIERTAVHRHNGFSSPASSANGMPCNLSDWGSPDGKLDWGIQGEELNKLRKSASFGLRSANNGTLAVTSIPATVDEPDVSWVQSLVKEASSSRAGHLDFEDQQQQCHVDNGGSEMLPVWVEQLCMEQEQMVA; from the coding sequence ATGTGCAGTGGTTCGAAGAGGAAAGAAGCTCAAGCTGGTCTGGCGATGGACTATGAATCCCAAAAGCTAGATGGGTCATTCCGTAACTTCTCTATTTTTCTTGAATTGTCCGCCTCAGATGATCTGATTGGGTTCAAGCGTGCTGTTGAGGAGGAGGGTCATGATGTCAATGAGACTGGTTTTTGGTATGGGAGGAGAATTGGGTCGAAGTCAATGGGTTTTGAGGAGAGGACACCACTCATGATTGCTGCCTTGTTTGGCAGCAAGGATGTGTTGAATTATGTGATTGGAACTGGCCGTGTCGATGTCAATAAGGCTTGTGGGTCTGATGGGGTCACCGCCTTACACTGTGCCGCTACAGGTGGCTCGGTTTCTGCTGCCGAGGTTGTCGAAGTCTTGCTTGATGCTTCGGCAGATGTTAACTCTCTTGATGTCAGTGGTAATCGACCTGGTGACTTGATTGCTTCTGTTGTCAGTTCAGGTTTTAATTCAAGGAAGAGGAATTTGGAAATCATGCTGAAAGGCTGCggcggcagcagcagcagcagcagcagcgaaGAGGAAGCTTATGAGTTTTCTGGTCAAATCTTTCGTGGCATTGAAGGGTTGGAGCAGCAAGAGAATACAGTTCCACGAGTTTCAAAAGATGGGAGCGAGAAGAAAGAGTATCCAATTGATCTTACTCTCCCAGACATCAAGAATGGGATTTATGGAACAGACGACTTCAGGATGTATACTTTTAAGATCAAGCCCTGCTCAAGAGCTTACTCTCATGATTGGACTGAGTGTCCTTTTGTTCATCCAGGGGAAAACGCTAGGCGGCGTGATCCGAGGAAATATCATTACAGTTGTGTTCCATGCCCTGAGTTTCGAAAAGGGACGTGCAGGCAAGGGGATGCTTGTGAATATGCACATGGGATTTTTGAGTGCTGGCTGCATCCTGCTCAGTATCGCACTCGTCTGTGTAAGGATGAGACTAATTGCAGCAGAAGGGTTTGTTTTTTTGCACACAAACCTGAAGAGCTTCGCCCCTTGTATGCCTCAACTGGCTCAGCAGTGCCTTCTCCAAGATCATACTCAGGTGGCAATTCTTTGCTGGATATGGCTTCAATAACCCCACTTGTCCTTGGTTCTCCATCTGTTATGATGCCTCCTACTTCAACACCACCCATGACCCCATCTGGAGCTTCTTCTCCTATGGGTGGAAACATTTGGCAGAACCAGTCAAATATTACTCCCCCTACATTGCAGCTTCCTGGTAGCAGGTTGAAATCTGCACTTTTTGCTAGAGACGTGGATTTAGACCTGGAATTACTTGGACGGGAAAGAAGTCGTCGTTGGCAGCAACAGTTGATCGATGAGTCATCTGGTCTCTCATCCCCATCCAGCTGGAACAACAATGTGTTGAAAGCGTCTTTCGTCGCCTCCTCTGGTGGTGGTGATCATAGTGGGGAAGTGAATAGACTGGGAGTGAAACCAACTAACCTAGAAGATATTTATGGATCCCTTGATCCTGCAATTTTTCCTCAATTACAAGGACTCTCACTAGATGTTGCAGCATCCCATTTGCAGTCTCCAACTGGGGTCCAGATGCGCCAGAGCATGAATCATCAGCTTCGGTCAAGCTATCCTATCAACCTTTCCTCATCTCCTGGTAGGGGATCGGGATCCTTCGGGATTGATCCATCCAGGGCAGCAGCAGCAATCAGTTCAAGGTCAGCTGCATTTGCGAAGAGGAGCCAAAGCTTCATTGAGCGTACTGCTGTTCACCGTCATAATGGATTTTCTTCACCTGCTTCGTCAGCCAATGGGATGCCTTGTAACCTCTCCGATTGGGGTTCACCTGATGGCAAATTGGACTGGGGTATCCAGGGAGAAGAGCTTAATAAACTGCGGAAATCTGCTTCATTTGGTCTCCGAAGTGCTAATAATGGGACACTGGCTGTCACATCAATTCCTGCAACTGTTGATGAGCCAGATGTGTCTTGGGTTCAGTCCTTGGTGAAGGAAGCTTCATCTTCAAGAGCCGGGCATTTAGATTTTGAAGATCAGCAGCAGCAGTGTCATGTTGACAATGGTGGGTCGGAGATGCTCCCAGTTTGGGTGGAGCAGCTGTGCATGGAGCAGGAGCAAATGGTGGCTTGA
- the LOC120001334 gene encoding omega-3 fatty acid desaturase, endoplasmic reticulum, protein MESVEQKKDSINGGVNGHYKLKSFEDEDFDPAAPPPFKIAEIRAAIPQHCWVRNPWRSMSYVFRDVLVVFALMAAAVHFNSWYFWPIYWISQGTMFWAIFVLGHDCGHGSFSESTKLNNVVGHILHSAILVPYHGWRISHRTHHQNHGNVEKDESWVPMTESLYKSLTLRTKILRFTVPFPVLAFPMYLLYRSPGKEGSHFNPKSSLFAPNERAAVLTSTVCWTIMATLLCYLCFVFGPVRMLMLYGIPNLVFVIWLDAVTYLHHHGHDEQKLPWYRGKEWSYLRGGLTTVDRDYGLFNNIHHDIGTHVIHHLFPQIPHYHIVEATKAAKPVLGKYYREPKKSGPFPFHLVDNLVRSLDQDHYVSDSGDVVFYQTDPDFVKLINNKSL, encoded by the exons ATGGAGTCTGTGGAGCAGAAAAAAGACTCCATTAATGGTGGTGTGAATGGGCATTACAAGCTCAAAAGCTTCGAAGATGAAGACTTTGACCCAGCTGCACCTCCACCATTCAAGATAGCTGAGATCCGAGCTGCCATTCCTCAACACTGCTGGGTCAGGAACCCATGGAGGTCTATGAGTTATGTTTTCAGGGATGTTCTTGTGGTCTTTGCATTGATGGCTGCCGCAGTTCACTTCAACAGTTGGTACTTTTGGCCAATCTACTGGATTTCGCAGGGCACAATGTTCTGGGCCATTTTTGTCCTCGGACATGATTG TGGCCATGGAAGCTTTTCAGAAAGTACCAAGCTGAATAATGTGGTGGGGCATATCTTGCATTCTGCAATCTTGGTGCCTTATCATGGCTG GAGAATTAGCCACAGAACTCACCATCAAAACCATGGAAATGTTGAAAAGGATGAGTCCTGGGTTCCA ATGACTGAATCTCTGTACAAGAGTCTAACATTGAGAACCAAAATTCTAAGGTTCACTGTGCCTTTCCCTGTTTTAGCCTTCCCAATGTACTTG TTGTACCGAAGTCCAGGAAAGGAAGGTTCACACTTCAACCCCAAAAGCAGCTTATTTGCACCCAATGAGAGGGCAGCTGTGCTCACTTCTACCGTTTGTTGGACCATAATGGCTACTCTGCTCTGCTATTTATGCTTTGTTTTTGGTCCTGTTCGAATGCTGATGCTCTATGGTATTCCAAATTTG GTTTTTGTTATATGGTTGGATGCTGTTACATACTTGCATCACCATGGCCATGATGAACAGAAGCTCCCTTGGTACCGCGGCAAG GAATGGAGTTATCTGCGAGGAGGCCTGACGACAGTTGATAGAGATTATGGACTGTTCAACAACATTCACCATGACATTGGAACTCATGTCATTCACCATCTCTTCCCTCAAATCCCTCACTATCACATTGTGGAAGCT ACAAAGGCAGCTAAGCCAGTGCTTGGAAAGTACTACAGAGAGCCAAAGAAATCAGGGCCTTTTCCATTTCACTTGGTTGATAATCTGGTGAGGAGCTTAGATCAAGACCACTACGTGAGCGACAGTGGAGACGTCGTGTTCTATCAAACAGACCCCGATTTCGTCAAACTCATTAACAACAAGTCTCTCTAG